Within the Candidatus Dormiibacterota bacterium genome, the region ACAACCCGATGGTGCCCATGCGACCGCCGGGCAAGGGGTGGCTGCCGGCGCTGGGGGTCGGCGCGCTGATGGGGATGTGGAACTACTCCGGCTACGAGTCGCTGTCGACCGCCGCGGAGGAGATCGAGAACCCGCGTCGCAACTACCTGCGCGCCATCCTGGTCGCCATCTTGATCACCGTGCCGACCTATATCATCCCGCTGGCGATCGGTCTCGCCGCCACACCCGACTGGACGACCATCAACGAGGGCTCGTTCACCGACATGGGAAGGATCATCGGCGGCCCGCTCCTCGCGCTCTGGATCTCAGCCGCGGCGATCGTCAGCAACTTCGCGCTGTCGAACGTCAACCTGCTGGCCTACTCCCGCGTCCCGTTCGCGATGGCGCAGGACGGATTCCTTCCCGCCGGCCTGACCCGGCTGCACCGCAAGTTCGGCACCCCCTTCGTGTCGCTGATCGCGACGTCGATCTGCTACTGCCTGCTGACCTTCATGAACGTCGAGCAGCTCACCTCGATCGAGATGTGGGTGTTCTCGCCGCTGTACGTGATGATCTACCTGGCGCTCTGGCGTCTGCGCTGCCGCCCGGCGGCGGACGGCGCGAAGGAGAAGGGCTACGTCATCCCCGCCGGGCGGCGAGGCATCTGGCTCGTGATCCTGCCGCCGATCATCCTGATCGTGATGGCCATCGGAGGGAGCGCCGGTGAGTATCTCTGGACCGGTGGATCGGCGATCCTGAGCGGCTTCCTGCTGTACCCGCTCGCGGCGTGGTGGAAGAGACGGGGTGACGTCAGTCGAACGAGAGAGCGCGGTGCTCCTTCATGATGCAGCGGCTCATCACGACGCTCAACCCGGCGGCGCGCGCCTTCGCGGCGGAGGCGTTGTCCGCCAGACCCTCCTGCATCCAGATCACCTTCGCCCGCAGGGCGATCGCCTCGTCGACGATCGCCGGGATGAACTCCGGGCGGCGGAAGATGTCCACGATGTCGAGGGGTCCGGGGACCGACTCCAGGTCGGGATAGAACTTGAGCCCCGGGATCGAGGTCGCGTTCGGGTTGACGGCGAAGACCTGGTATCCCTGCGACGCGAGGTACCGGCCCACCCGGTAGCTGGCGCGCGCCGGGTCGTCCGAGTGCCCCACGACGGCGATGCTCCTGGCGGTCTTCAGGATATCCCGGATCTCGTCGCTCGACGCGTTCTGCAGGGGAACCTCGCAGCGCTCGCTCACTTCACTCTCCCTTCCCGCGCGGCGGCCGGATGATCGATCGATTCGTCGGCGCCCGGAGGCTCGACGTGCGGGGTCACGTCGCGGATGCCGGGGAAGCGGCCCTGGATCGACTCGATGACGCGGTGCGCGATGGCGTGCGATTCGCTGGTCGGCGTGTGCGGCGCGACCGTCAGGTGGAAGTCGAGGTGCACGTGGTCCGGCAGGCCGCGCGTCCGCACGTCGTGACAGTCGATGACCCCTTCGACCTGCATGGCGGCCGCCGCGATCTC harbors:
- a CDS encoding CoA-binding protein codes for the protein MSERCEVPLQNASSDEIRDILKTARSIAVVGHSDDPARASYRVGRYLASQGYQVFAVNPNATSIPGLKFYPDLESVPGPLDIVDIFRRPEFIPAIVDEAIALRAKVIWMQEGLADNASAAKARAAGLSVVMSRCIMKEHRALSFD
- a CDS encoding APC family permease; the protein is MTPASEPPGEPPGAARPPGPFPSIHARRGLRLIPLIGVIYCLSAAGPAGIEAMVPASGPGLTLILILLLPIFYGLPLGLASGEMNSRYPVEGGYYRWIKEVFGDFWGFQAGWWSWLGAFFDGALYAVWVAEYCDPFLPEAWVRPAHWVVPIVVIAICTWINVRGIEVVGWSTMLFNIFLLSPFVILCILGVSHWQHNPMVPMRPPGKGWLPALGVGALMGMWNYSGYESLSTAAEEIENPRRNYLRAILVAILITVPTYIIPLAIGLAATPDWTTINEGSFTDMGRIIGGPLLALWISAAAIVSNFALSNVNLLAYSRVPFAMAQDGFLPAGLTRLHRKFGTPFVSLIATSICYCLLTFMNVEQLTSIEMWVFSPLYVMIYLALWRLRCRPAADGAKEKGYVIPAGRRGIWLVILPPIILIVMAIGGSAGEYLWTGGSAILSGFLLYPLAAWWKRRGDVSRTRERGAPS